The Bacteroidales bacterium DNA window ATTAATAATAACTGCATTTTGGGATAATAGACAAAACCCAAAGAAACTTCTTGAAATAATAAAAAAGTAAAACGCTTCCCAGCATGTTGGGAATATATGGCAGAATATTTGTAAACTGACGATGCTTCCTTAAACATTTGTGAACCGCTGGCTCCGCAACATAAAGCAAAACTTTTATTTATTTTCATTTCAACATTTTTTAATGAAATTTTATTTTGCACTTTTTGGCAACTGCAATTTTATTTTTTAAAATAATGTACGCTTATTTATCAATTAGCATATAAAATATTTGTTAACTTAGCTTCAAAAAGTTCAGATGATAAAATCAACAATTCAGACATTTATTTTTTTTATACTATTTAATTGCTTGTCGAATAGAACATATTCCCAAAACAATTTTTCTTCAGATTTAAAATTACTTAAACATTCTAATTTTAATAACTACAAATACAATTTAAGGAAACCTAAATTCCTTATAACAAAAAGTAAAATAGTTTTTATTAAATACAATCCTGTTTCTTTATTATTAGGTTCAATGATGTATATATATCAAAAAGTAATTTCGCCTCAGATTATGGCTGAATGCATTTATCGCCCGTCGTGTTCTGAATTCAGCAAACAACTGATAATTAATTTCGGTTTGCTTAAAGGAGTTTTTCTTACAACTGACAGATTAATGCGATGCAATCAATTTACCATTCAAGATATAAATTCTTCAAATATCAGCAATAAAGATTCAAAGATTAACGAATCTACTGATATTTACAAATACCGTTAAATTCATGCGTTTAACTTTTTTAAAAGTATTGTTTATTTTATTTTTTCCGATTTCTGCTTTTCCACAA harbors:
- the yidD gene encoding membrane protein insertion efficiency factor YidD encodes the protein MIKSTIQTFIFFILFNCLSNRTYSQNNFSSDLKLLKHSNFNNYKYNLRKPKFLITKSKIVFIKYNPVSLLLGSMMYIYQKVISPQIMAECIYRPSCSEFSKQLIINFGLLKGVFLTTDRLMRCNQFTIQDINSSNISNKDSKINESTDIYKYR